A genome region from uncultured Methanobrevibacter sp. includes the following:
- a CDS encoding pyridoxal phosphate-dependent aminotransferase — MRDSDFDIKHPKKKFQKTERVPPEGYSSANEFFEEMYMDKDMIWMGQNTNHLHDDTISDAMIEAIKEKQFCKYPAPEGFSELKQLILDDLQLEDFEVLLTSGATESLYLVMQALLEPEDNVILSDPGYFIIGDFANRFAGEVRYVPIYFEENDYKLTPKLLRENMDENTRMVILIDPLNPLGSSYTEDELKEFAEIAKENDLYLLHDITYKDFAREHFLVENYAPGQTLTIYSFSKIFGMAGMRIGGVISSKPIIDAIKNAVVNDLGVNIISQYGAIAGLKSKPDWYDRIRETCFENQRLINEMIEPIDGVFLPVYPSDANMMAIDLYDAGIDPKEMSNYLIEKKLFTREGEYTSEEFGHRYLRISFSIPTEEIKVFCEEFPKAVEALRKK; from the coding sequence ATGAGAGATAGTGATTTTGACATTAAACATCCTAAAAAAAAGTTTCAAAAAACTGAAAGGGTGCCTCCTGAAGGTTACAGTAGTGCAAATGAGTTCTTCGAAGAAATGTACATGGATAAAGACATGATTTGGATGGGACAGAATACAAACCATCTTCATGACGATACAATATCTGATGCAATGATTGAAGCTATTAAGGAAAAGCAGTTCTGCAAATATCCTGCTCCTGAAGGATTCAGTGAACTTAAACAATTGATTTTAGATGATTTGCAACTGGAAGATTTTGAAGTATTGCTGACATCCGGTGCAACAGAATCTTTATACCTGGTAATGCAGGCATTACTGGAGCCTGAAGACAATGTTATTTTATCAGATCCTGGTTACTTTATTATCGGAGACTTTGCAAACAGATTTGCAGGCGAAGTAAGATATGTTCCAATTTATTTTGAAGAAAACGACTACAAATTGACTCCAAAGTTATTAAGGGAAAACATGGATGAAAATACCCGTATGGTAATTTTAATAGATCCTTTAAACCCATTAGGTTCATCATACACTGAAGATGAACTCAAAGAATTTGCAGAAATTGCAAAAGAAAATGATTTATACTTATTACATGATATTACATATAAGGATTTTGCAAGGGAACATTTCCTTGTTGAAAATTATGCTCCTGGCCAAACATTAACCATTTACAGCTTTTCAAAAATATTCGGAATGGCCGGTATGAGAATTGGTGGAGTAATCTCTTCAAAACCAATAATTGATGCTATTAAAAATGCGGTTGTCAATGATTTAGGTGTAAATATTATCTCTCAATATGGTGCAATTGCAGGTCTTAAATCAAAACCTGATTGGTATGACAGAATAAGAGAAACCTGTTTTGAAAACCAGAGGTTAATCAATGAAATGATTGAACCTATTGATGGTGTGTTCCTGCCGGTTTATCCGTCTGATGCAAATATGATGGCAATCGATTTATACGATGCGGGAATCGACCCTAAGGAAATGTCCAATTATTTAATTGAAAAGAAATTATTCACAAGAGAAGGAGAATACACTTCTGAAGAATTTGGTCACAGATACTTACGTATAAGTTTTTCAATTCCAACAGAAGAAATTAAAGTATTCTGTGAAGAATT
- the radB gene encoding DNA repair and recombination protein RadB, with protein sequence MRVLANFEDNQKISSNSSLDSLLGGGFEKGVITQIFGPPSSGKSNITLTLAVNVARRGKKVIYIDTEGGISIDRIKQISGPDFSDVANNIIVFEPTNFLEQNDNLKAIEIWLRKNHDDVDLIVLDSAVALYRVDDMKSSKLNKELGKQMGVLSKIARKYDVAVVLTNQIYNAFDDEGNNDIRAVGGTILQYWSKVILQLERGDEINKRVATLIRHRSLPEGNQAVFSITSRGIV encoded by the coding sequence ATGAGAGTATTAGCTAATTTTGAGGATAATCAGAAAATCTCTTCAAATTCATCACTGGATTCATTGCTTGGAGGAGGTTTTGAAAAAGGAGTTATAACTCAAATATTTGGACCACCTAGTTCAGGTAAAAGTAATATTACTTTAACTCTAGCAGTTAATGTGGCCAGAAGGGGTAAAAAGGTTATTTACATTGACACTGAAGGCGGAATTTCAATAGATAGAATCAAGCAGATTTCTGGTCCTGATTTTTCAGATGTAGCTAATAACATAATCGTTTTTGAACCGACTAATTTTTTAGAACAGAATGACAATTTAAAGGCTATTGAAATATGGCTTAGAAAAAACCATGATGATGTGGATTTAATTGTTTTGGATTCGGCAGTTGCACTCTATCGTGTAGATGATATGAAATCTTCAAAGTTAAATAAGGAATTGGGTAAACAAATGGGTGTTTTATCTAAAATTGCAAGAAAATATGATGTGGCTGTAGTTCTGACAAACCAAATCTACAATGCATTTGATGATGAAGGTAACAATGACATAAGGGCTGTTGGAGGAACCATTCTACAATACTGGAGTAAGGTAATTCTTCAATTAGAACGTGGTGATGAGATAAATAAGCGTGTTGCAACATTGATTCGTCACAGGAGCCTCCCAGAAGGGAATCAGGCAGTTTTTTCAATTACTTCAAGGGGAATTGTATAA
- a CDS encoding L-threonylcarbamoyladenylate synthase — protein sequence MKILKTSIDKFDENIINEAVNVLARGGVVLYPTDTVYGLGANIFDSKAVRRVFEIKQRSLLKPLSILVSDVDAINLVAKVSLSQRKAITDHLPGPYTFILNKRKIVPRGVTSGSSYVGVRVPDCEIACKLARIFPITTTSANLSDDEVLSTPQEILEQLDHDVDLVIDVGELKSNHASKIVDLSGRNPKIIRK from the coding sequence ATGAAAATATTAAAAACCAGTATAGATAAATTTGATGAAAACATCATTAATGAAGCCGTTAATGTATTAGCTAGAGGCGGTGTGGTTTTATACCCTACCGATACTGTTTATGGTTTGGGAGCTAATATATTTGATTCAAAAGCGGTTCGTCGTGTTTTTGAAATAAAACAGAGAAGTTTATTAAAGCCGCTGTCAATTCTGGTTTCAGATGTGGATGCAATTAACTTGGTTGCAAAGGTCTCCTTAAGTCAAAGAAAGGCCATCACTGATCATTTGCCCGGACCTTACACATTCATTTTAAATAAAAGAAAAATTGTTCCAAGAGGAGTTACAAGCGGGTCTAGCTATGTTGGCGTTAGAGTTCCTGATTGTGAAATTGCATGTAAATTAGCCAGAATATTTCCGATAACAACTACCAGTGCTAACCTTTCAGATGATGAAGTTTTATCAACTCCTCAGGAGATTTTAGAGCAATTAGATCATGATGTTGATTTGGTGATTGATGTAGGTGAACTGAAATCCAATCATGCATCAAAAATAGTGGATTTATCTGGTAGAAATCCGAAAATAATAAGAAAATAA
- the pgsA gene encoding archaetidylinositol phosphate synthase: MLQSLRPLLTKILNPIAKNLNINPNIVTVISPFIALIAAYGFAKHLLILGAIAILASGFLDVVDGAVARYHNRSSPFGAFLDSTMDRFADAIIYIGIIFGGYCDWLVGVLAIHSAITVSYVRARAESQGAECNIGIAERAVRMIILMIGAIIGYFAGDIYFTYIIYILVILSYFTVAQRIVYVWRQLK; encoded by the coding sequence ATGCTTCAATCTCTAAGACCATTATTAACAAAAATATTGAATCCGATTGCAAAGAATTTAAATATTAATCCAAATATTGTTACAGTAATATCTCCATTCATTGCACTTATTGCAGCTTATGGATTTGCAAAACATTTACTGATTTTAGGAGCAATAGCCATTTTAGCATCAGGATTTTTAGATGTTGTCGATGGTGCTGTTGCAAGATATCATAACAGATCATCTCCTTTCGGAGCGTTTTTAGACTCCACAATGGACAGGTTTGCAGATGCAATAATCTATATTGGAATCATTTTTGGAGGATACTGTGACTGGCTTGTCGGTGTTCTAGCGATTCATTCTGCAATAACCGTCAGTTATGTGCGTGCAAGAGCAGAATCCCAAGGAGCAGAATGTAACATTGGAATTGCAGAACGTGCAGTTCGTATGATTATATTAATGATTGGAGCAATAATAGGATATTTCGCAGGAGATATCTACTTCACATACATTATTTACATATTGGTAATTTTATCCTACTTTACTGTAGCTCAGAGAATTGTTTATGTTTGGAGGCAATTAAAATGA
- a CDS encoding DUF357 domain-containing protein: MTELESPEKIAKDIAKLERNLNQVADITFEGKEKEVYDRAIDYWNDSKYYLKKEDMRTAFGCIEYSHGLLDALRMIHGII; the protein is encoded by the coding sequence ATGACCGAATTGGAAAGTCCTGAAAAAATAGCAAAAGATATTGCAAAATTAGAGAGAAACTTGAATCAGGTAGCTGACATTACTTTTGAAGGAAAGGAAAAAGAAGTTTATGACAGGGCAATTGACTACTGGAACGATTCAAAATATTACCTTAAAAAAGAGGATATGAGGACTGCATTCGGTTGCATCGAATACAGTCACGGGCTTTTGGACGCATTGAGGATGATTCATGGAATCATCTAA
- a CDS encoding virulence RhuM family protein, which yields MQEENQIQKTLLYVGDEGKVSLDVIVDPERETFWATQKTMAEVFGVDRSVITKHLKNIYDVGELIKSSTCAKIAHVQNEGNRKVKRKTTFYNLDAIISVGYRVNSKNATRFRIWATQQLKELIIKGFVLDDELLKNGSRFGIDYFNQLLERVRDIRSSERRFNQKITDIYATSFDYNKDAQLTREFFANVQNKLIYAVSNHTAAEIIAERCNSEKINMGLTNWSNQNGKIILSDVVISKNYLNERELNRLNSLVDGFLTLAESRALNEIPMAMEDWKKVLDDYINLNLLPILEGNGKISSNDAQKIAKGEYEKFKVIQDKIYQSDFDKLIEDIKRIEGFED from the coding sequence ATGCAAGAAGAAAATCAAATACAAAAAACTTTATTATATGTGGGTGATGAAGGTAAAGTGTCATTGGATGTGATTGTTGATCCTGAAAGAGAAACATTTTGGGCAACTCAAAAGACAATGGCTGAAGTCTTTGGTGTTGACCGTTCTGTAATCACAAAGCATTTAAAAAATATATATGATGTTGGTGAATTGATTAAAAGTTCAACTTGTGCAAAAATTGCACATGTTCAAAATGAAGGAAATCGTAAAGTAAAAAGAAAAACTACTTTCTACAATTTAGATGCTATTATATCAGTAGGGTACCGAGTTAACTCTAAAAATGCAACACGCTTTAGAATTTGGGCTACTCAGCAATTAAAAGAATTAATAATCAAAGGTTTTGTTTTGGATGATGAGTTATTGAAAAATGGCTCAAGATTTGGAATTGACTATTTCAACCAACTGCTTGAAAGGGTAAGGGATATACGATCATCTGAAAGAAGATTCAATCAAAAAATTACGGATATCTATGCAACAAGCTTTGATTACAACAAGGATGCTCAACTAACCCGAGAATTTTTCGCAAATGTTCAAAATAAGTTAATATATGCAGTTAGCAACCATACTGCGGCAGAAATAATTGCTGAAAGGTGTAATAGCGAAAAAATTAACATGGGATTAACTAATTGGAGCAATCAGAATGGAAAAATCATTTTAAGTGATGTTGTAATATCTAAAAATTATTTGAACGAAAGAGAATTAAATCGTTTAAATTCATTGGTTGATGGATTTTTAACCCTTGCAGAGTCTCGTGCACTAAATGAAATTCCAATGGCTATGGAAGATTGGAAAAAGGTCTTGGATGATTATATCAATTTAAATCTATTGCCTATTTTGGAAGGTAATGGCAAAATTTCATCAAACGATGCTCAAAAAATTGCAAAAGGAGAATATGAGAAATTTAAAGTTATTCAGGATAAGATTTATCAGTCTGATTTCGATAAGTTAATCGAAGATATTAAAAGGATAGAAGGTTTTGAGGATTAG
- a CDS encoding ABC transporter ATP-binding protein: MNAVEINDLYKSYEDGKIKALNGVNLTIKDGEFVSIIGPSGSGKSTLLNMLGALDVPDSGSINVAGHDLNSSKKLNEFRAESIGFIFQLHNLIPNISVVENVEIPMFTQKLSSKEMKSKALKLLDDVGLKDKADIKPNKLSGGERQRVAIARALANEPSIILADEPTGSLDSKTSSKILKQLIDLHEDKNVTLIIVTHDMDVAKLADRVIEVLDGEIISAGDDSLINSKIDV, translated from the coding sequence ATGAATGCTGTAGAAATAAATGATTTGTATAAAAGCTATGAAGACGGTAAAATCAAGGCATTGAATGGTGTAAATCTCACAATAAAAGATGGTGAATTTGTATCAATCATCGGTCCGTCAGGGTCTGGTAAGTCAACATTGTTAAATATGCTGGGAGCTTTGGATGTTCCGGATTCTGGAAGTATTAATGTTGCGGGCCATGACTTGAATTCATCCAAAAAACTAAATGAATTCAGAGCCGAAAGTATTGGATTCATTTTTCAGCTGCATAACTTGATTCCGAATATATCTGTTGTGGAAAATGTTGAAATTCCAATGTTTACGCAGAAACTGTCATCCAAGGAAATGAAAAGCAAGGCGTTGAAACTGTTGGATGATGTTGGTCTTAAAGACAAAGCTGACATAAAACCGAATAAGTTATCTGGTGGTGAACGTCAAAGGGTAGCTATTGCCCGAGCACTTGCAAATGAACCATCAATAATATTGGCAGATGAACCCACAGGATCACTAGATTCAAAGACAAGTAGCAAAATCCTTAAGCAACTAATTGATTTACACGAAGATAAGAATGTAACACTGATTATTGTAACTCATGATATGGATGTAGCTAAACTTGCAGATAGAGTTATCGAAGTTTTGGATGGTGAAATAATTTCAGCAGGTGATGACTCATTAATTAACAGTAAAATTGATGTTTAA
- a CDS encoding ABC transporter permease, whose protein sequence is MSFLKFILKNPFRRKNSAILAIIGIAIGIVVIVALGGITDGLINTFEDTIHAGGADFSISGKETGDSAYGTNTIDANWTEKIANVSGVSEAYPIYVVLTSVGDDYMNTLIGIDPNGTTLADISMKEGRIMEDNASEAILGEIYAEDNNYSVGDKIKIDGEEFEVVGIYETGDQNMAGGVFTSISKVGELMDDEDSISNIYVKVNKGEDPQTVADRIDEKYGDNITTVTSVMEMTQMADMLNMLQASTWAISLLAIVVGGLGIINTMLMSVFERTREIGVLKAVGWSNRKILTMIVGESLVITIVSAIIGSLIGFLACTLFGPQMGIEPLFTPKIFIQAFAIAIVVGIIGGIYPAIKAVKLPPTEALRYE, encoded by the coding sequence ATGTCATTTTTAAAATTTATTCTTAAAAATCCATTCAGGAGAAAAAACAGTGCAATTCTGGCAATTATTGGTATTGCAATTGGTATTGTAGTAATTGTTGCTCTTGGTGGAATCACAGACGGTTTAATTAATACTTTCGAAGACACAATTCATGCAGGAGGTGCTGATTTTTCAATTTCAGGTAAGGAAACTGGAGATTCGGCTTATGGAACCAACACTATCGATGCAAATTGGACAGAAAAAATCGCTAATGTTTCGGGAGTAAGTGAAGCTTATCCGATTTATGTAGTCCTCACTTCGGTAGGTGATGATTATATGAATACATTGATAGGTATAGATCCAAATGGTACGACTTTAGCAGATATTTCCATGAAAGAAGGAAGAATAATGGAAGATAATGCGTCAGAAGCTATTTTGGGCGAGATATATGCTGAGGATAATAATTATAGTGTAGGTGACAAAATCAAAATCGACGGAGAAGAATTTGAGGTCGTTGGAATCTATGAAACCGGAGATCAGAACATGGCTGGGGGAGTATTTACTTCAATTTCCAAAGTTGGTGAATTGATGGATGATGAGGATTCAATCTCAAACATCTATGTCAAGGTCAATAAGGGCGAAGACCCTCAGACAGTTGCAGACAGGATTGATGAAAAATACGGTGACAACATCACAACGGTCACATCCGTAATGGAGATGACTCAGATGGCAGACATGCTGAACATGCTTCAGGCATCAACATGGGCGATTTCACTTCTGGCGATTGTAGTTGGTGGTCTTGGTATTATCAACACAATGCTTATGAGTGTGTTTGAGAGAACCCGTGAAATTGGTGTTTTAAAGGCTGTCGGCTGGTCAAACAGAAAAATCCTTACAATGATTGTTGGCGAATCACTTGTAATTACTATAGTATCAGCAATCATCGGTTCATTAATAGGATTTTTGGCATGCACTTTGTTTGGACCTCAAATGGGAATCGAACCGCTGTTTACACCTAAAATATTTATCCAGGCATTTGCAATTGCTATTGTTGTCGGAATTATCGGAGGAATTTATCCTGCAATCAAAGCGGTTAAACTGCCTCCAACAGAAGCGTTGAGGTATGAATGA